The following are from one region of the Sorghum bicolor cultivar BTx623 chromosome 2, Sorghum_bicolor_NCBIv3, whole genome shotgun sequence genome:
- the LOC8077443 gene encoding WAT1-related protein At5g47470, translating to MAGAPATDSAAAATGTAAVPLDDAVAGAGCWEDAAISLGLVGVQLASAAYMVVLTPVLELGLDPLFLIAFGSLCTGILTVPFAVKLESKKWPSELTSRLFFRFVVLALGGVTGFQALMLQGMKMTSPAIASAMPNLAPGFIFVISGCLGFERVDLKCRYTRAKILGTVVCLGGAVAMSFLQSPDARSGHVLPRSPDHAASWVVGCVCLLAAVLVLSGTIVMQAATMLRFQAPFTLCSVTSLIGAALTAAFRVATSGRLSPGTLQISLQIVLSLVFLGGVVSSACIMFQTWALEKKGPVMVSMFNPMQTVGTVIFSVLFLGSAMQLGSILGMVFLFSGLHIVLWAKNKECQVLADAAGRMEKSKTAHNDMEKQLLF from the exons ATGGCCGGCGCGCCCGCCACCGACTCTGCCGCGGCGGCGACCGGCACTGCCGCCGTGCCGCTCGATGACGCCGTGGCGGGCGCAGGGTGCTGGGAGGACGCCGCCATCTCGCTGGGACTGGTGGGCGTGCAGCTGGCCAGCGCAGCGTACATGGTGGTGCTGACGCCCGTGCTGGAGCTGGGGCTGGACCCGCTCTTCCTCATCGCCTTCGGCAGCCTGTGCACCGGGATCCTCACCGTCCCCTTCGCCGTCAAGCTCGAGAG CAAGAAATGGCCGTCGGAGCTGACCAGCCGGCTGTTTTTCCGGTTCGTCGTGCTGGCTCTGGGAGG GGTGACTGGATTCCAGGCCCTGATGCTGCAAGGCATGAAGATGACGTCCCCGGCCATTGCTTCCGCCATGCCCAACCTGGCGCCCGGCTTCATCTTCGTCATCTCCGGTTGTCTCGG GTTCGAGAGGGTTGACCTGAAATGCCGGTACACGAGAGCCAAGATCCTGGGCACCGTGGTCTGCCTGGGGGGCGCCGTGGCCATGAGTTTCCTGCAGAGCCCGGACGCCCGGTCGGGGCACGTGCTGCCGCGATCGCCGGACCACGCCGCGAGCTGGGTGGTGGGCTGCGTGTGCCTCCTCGCCGCGGTGCTCGTGCTCTCGGGCACGATCGTCATGCAGGCGGCGACCATGCTGCGCTTCCAGGCGCCCTTCACGCTCTGCTCCGTGACGTCGCTGATCGGCGCGGCGCTGACGGCGGCGTTCCGGGTGGCCACGTCGGGGCGGCTTAGCCCCGGGACGCTCCAGATCAGCCTTCAGATCGTCCTCTCCCTCGTGTTCTTG GGAGGGGTGGTGAGCTCCGCGTGCATCATGTTCCAGACGTGGGCGCTGGAGAAGAAAGGCCCCGTCATGGTCTCCATGTTCAACCCCATGCAGACCGTCGGCACCGTCATCTTCTCGGTGCTCTTCCTCGGCAGCGCTATGCAGCTAGGAAG CATACTCGGGATGGTTTTCCTCTTCTCCGGGCTACACATAGTTCTGTGGGCCAAGAACAAAGAATGCCAGGTTCTTGCTGATGCTGCGGGCAGGATGGAAAAGAGTAAAACAGCCCACAACGACATGGAGAAGCAGCTCTTGTTTTGA